CGCTTCAACCTGATCGTGGGTGACGTAGATCATGGTCGAGCCCAGCCGGGCATGCAGCCGGGCGATTTCGTTGCGCATCTGCACCCGCAAGGACGCATCCAGGTTGGAGAGCGGCTCATCGAACAACAGAATGTCCGGTTCCCGCGCCATGGCTCTGCCCATGGCGACACGCTGACGCTGCCCGCCAGACAGCTCCTTTGGCTTGCGTTGCAGCAGCTTGTCCAATTGCAGGATTTGCGCGGTTTTCAGCACGCGTTCGCGCAGGCTGGTCTTTTCGGTCTTGGCCAGCTTCAGACCAAAGCTGATGTTATCGTAGACGCTCATGTGCGGGTACAGCGCATAAGACTGAAACACCATACCGACGCCACGCTCGCGCGGCTCCAGGTCGTTGACCCGACGCCCGTCGATCAGCAGGTCGCCGGCGCAGATCGAATCCAGTCCGGCGATCAGGCGCAGCAGGGTCGACTTTCCGCAGCCCGAAGGGCCGACGAATACCACGAACTCACCCGCCGCGATCTCCAGGTTGACGTCGCGCAGAATCCGCGCGCCGCCCAATTGTTTGTTCACGTTATCCAGTTTCAACTTGATCACGATGCTGTTCCTTGTAGTTGTCGGGCATCAACCCTTTAACGCGCCGGTAGTGAGGCCGGAAACGATTCGGCGCTGGAAGATCAGCACCAGAATCACCAGTGGGACGGTGACCAGCACCGATGCCGCCATCAACAACCCCCAAGGCAACTCATGGGGGCTGCCGCCGGAAATCAGGGCGATGGCCACTGGCACCGTGCGTTGGGTGTCGGTGAGGGTGAAAGTCAGGGCAAACAGGAACTCGTTCCACGCCGCGATGAAAGCCAGCAAGCCAGTGGTGACCAGTGCGGGCCAGAGCAACGGCAACAGCACCCGGGTCAGCGTGACCCAGGGCGAGGCGCCATCCATGATTGCCGCTTCTTCCAGCTCATGGGGCAGTTGACCCATGAACGTGGTCAGCACCCAGACGGTGAAGGGCAGGGTGAAAATCGTGTAGCTGAGAATCAACGCCCAGGACGTGTTGTACAGGCCCAAGGCACGGATCACCTCGAACAGCCCCGATAGCACCGCGACCTGGGGAAACATCGACACCCCAAGGACCATCATCAATACCGTGCCACGCCCACGGAATTTCACCCGGCCCAAGGCATAAGCGGCGGTCAGGCTGAGGAACAGCGCCAGCGTCACTACGCTAAGCGCGACCACCAGTGAATTACCGATAGCCCGCAGGAATGAGGCTTGGTTAAGCACCGCCGCGTAATTGGAGAAGTCGGGTTTTTTGATCCAGTAGCTCACCTCGAACAAGGCGCTGGACGGCTTCAGCGACGTGACGATGGCGTAGTAGAAAGGGAACACCGCATACAGCAGCAACACCCCGATCAGGCACCAGAAACCGAAGCGCAACAGTGCTTTTTTCAGTAGGCGAGGGCTCATGACCGGACCTCCAGTTGACGGCGTCCGAGGTAGAGATAAAGCATGGCGATCACTGCAACCACCAGAAACAGCAGGGTCGAGGCGGCGCTGCCGTAACCGACGTCCTGGAACTCCACCAGGTGTTGGCGGGCGTAGACCGACATGCTCATGGTGCTCGACGAGTTCGAGGTCAGCACGTAAATCACGTCGAACACCCGCAGGGAGTCGAGGATGCGGAAGATCGCCGCCACCAGCAATGCGGGCATCAGCAGTGGCAGCGTGACCCGCCAGAACACCTTCAGTGGATGAATGCCATCGACCCTGGCGGCTTCGTAGCAGTCACTCGGCAACATCTGCAAGGCGGCGAGCATCAGCAGGGTGACAAACGGCACGGTCTTCCAGACGTCAACGATAATCACCGCCCACATCGACAGATCGGCATCTGCGGTCCAGGCCAGAGGCGCGGTAATCAGGCCGAGGCTGAGCATCAGGTGATTGATGATGCCGAACTGGTCATTGAGCATCCATGACCAGATCTTCGCCGAGACAATGGTCGGAATCGCCCACGGAATCAGAATCAACGCTCGCACCAGGGAACGGCCGGCGAACTGGATGTTCAGCAGCAACGCCACCAGCAGCCCCAGCACGACTTCCAGCCCCACCGACACCACGGTGAAATGCAAGGTGTTGCGCACTGCATTCCACCATTGCGGATCGACCAGGATGCCCGACCAGCTGGAACCGTTGTGGAACAGATAATTACTCAGGCCAACGAAGGTGCCGCCAGCGGTGTCCGCCAGGTTGGCGTCGGTCAGGCTGAACCAGAATGTCCGCAGCAACGGCCAGGCCGCTACCAGGGCCAGACACAGCAACATCGGCGTCAGAAACAGCCAGGCAGCGCGCACTCGGCGGCGCTGTACCGGCGTTTCCCTGGCGAGCAGAAGCTCGTCACAGGGAGCATGGGCAGTAGAGACAGACATGGTGATTTTCTTCCTTGTGGCTTACCAGTTCCGGTGTTTGATACGCGTGAGTTCGCCTTCCAGTTCGGTCAGCGCCTGATCGACCGGCAACTCGCCGGCCAGCACGCCATGCACTTGATCGAAGAACGCATTGGTGACCCGTGGATAACGAGCGGCGGTGATTGAAGCGGGGCGCATGACGCCATCGTTGAGAATGCTGTGCAGCTGACTGTAATAAGGCATGGCCGCGAGCAGCTCGGGATCCTGGTAGAGCGACTCGATCACCGGGTTATAGGCGCCAATCAACGCACGATGTTTTTGCTGTTGAGCGCTGGTCAGGTAGCTCACCAGTTCGGCGGCAAGCTTCGGGTTGGCGCTGTAACGCGATACCGCCAAACCCCACCCGCCGAGGGTGGAGGCATGGGTGCCGGTGCTGCCGCCGCGGGGCAGGGGAGCGACCCCGACCTTGTCTTTTACCGCACTGTCCTGGCTTTGCACCAGGGCCCAGACATAAGGCCAATTACGCATGAACAACGCATTGCCCGACTGGAATACGCCGCGTCCTTCTTCCTCGGTGTAATTGAGCACGCCACGCGGGGAGATGTCGCCTACCCAGCTTTTTGCCAGGGTCAACGCCGCTCTTGAGGCCTGGCTGTTGACCACGATGTCGCCTCGTGGATTGACCAGCCCTCCGTCCGGTTGGCTGCTGATCCATTCCAGCGCATTACACGTCAGGCCTTCGTAGGCACGCCCTTGAAAGATGTACCCCCAGGCGTTAGCGTTGCCGGCATTGCGCTCGGCCTGTTGTACATCCTTGGCGGTAGCGGTCATTTCCTCCCAAGTCTGGGGGACTTGCTTGTTGTATTTCTCGAGCAAGTCCTTGCGGTAATACAGCAGGCCCGAGTCGGTGAACCACGGCATCGTCACCAGCCGTCCGTTCACCGTGGCGTTGTCCACCTGTGCCTGGAAGTAGCCTTGGGTTGCATCGGCGGGCAGCACCTCGCGCAAATCCAGCAGATGTTTGGCCAGCATCCCCGGCCACACCATGTCGATCTGAATGATGTCGATGTCGCTGGACTGCGCACTGAGGATCTGTTGATAGAACGACAACCGCTCGGTTGCCGAGTTAGGCGTGGACACCACCTCGACGTGATTGCCGGTCTGTTGAGACCACGCCTCGACGGCCTCTTTGCACAGTTGTAATTCCGCGCCCACCGCACCGCAGGAAATCGTCAGATTGGCTGCGCTGGAGAGGGATGGAAGCCCGGCGCAAAGGGCAAGCAGTGCTGCTGGAAAGAGTGATTTGAGCTGTTTCATAAAGCCCTCTTTATTTTTGTTTTTAGAAAAGTTAACGTTAACATCGCCAAATGTAGCAGCGTATTTGCGATGAGGCATCCTTTTTTTCGTAGATTTTGACAATTAACAATTCACGAAAAAAAGGCCGGTCGCAGGACAAAAAATAAAAACAAAACAGGAAATCCCCCATGCAGAAAGCATCAAGCTGGCTACTCGCAGGCGTACTCGGCACCTCGGCGGCCACCGCTCAGGCCGCGACTCTGGAAGAACGCATGGCCGCGTTTGAAGCCCGCGCCAGCGCCGCGGAAAAACGTGCAGCCGCCGCCGAACAGCAAACCCAGGCGCTCGCCAGGGAATTGCAGCAGCTCAAACAGTCCACTCCCGCCTTGCAGCCTGTTGCGTCCACTGCGACCGCCACTGCGGCGCCCACTTTGGATACGCGGTTGGCAAAACTCGAAGCCCGTCAGCAAAGCCTGGAGAAGGAGGGCAGTACCGGACACCTCACCGACGGGTTCAGCTTCAAGGGCTACGCCCGCTCCGGATTGCTGATCAACGATGGCCTGGGGGGCGGGCGGGGCGGTCCTTATACAACGCCTGCCGGTTCAGTCGGTGGTGCAGTCGGGCGACTGGGTAATGAAGACGATACTTACATGCGTATAGACCTGTCGAAAGAAGCCTATGCGCAGAACGGCACCCATTCCAAATTCACGGTTTCCATCGCCGATGGAGTGGAAAGCTCCAATGACTGGACGGCCGCCGAAAGTAACCTGAATGTGCGCCAGGTATTTACGGAACTCGATCATCTCGCCGCATTCAAGGGCAATTCGACGTTCGAGAACGCCACCCTGTGGGCAGGCAAGCGATTCGACAGGGACAACTTCGATATCCATTGGCTGGACTCGGACGTCGTCTTTCTGGCCGGCACCGGGGGTGGTATCTACGACGTGCAGATGAACAAGAACTGGCGCTCGAATTACTCGTTGATCGGGCGTAACTACGGGGATTTCAGTGAGGGCGGTGTCAATGCCGATGTGGAAAGCTACATCCTCACCTCCAACCAGTTCTTCGATAATGGTCAGTGGCAGTGGATGTTCAATGGCATTGGCTCAAAGAAAAACGACTTTAGCACTCGCACCAATGAAGCGGGCCTGAAGCCTGCGGACTCCGGCTTGCACAGCATGATCGCGAATCATCAGAAAAACTTTTTCGGCAGGGAAGGCTTCTTCAAGACGGCGCTGCTCTACGGGCAAGGGTTGGGGGCCGAGGTCAAGAACATTGGCTCGGACGGCGAACTGATCGACGACGCCCGTGCGCTGCGCATTGCGCTGTACGGCGAGACACCGATTGCACCCCACTGGCGCATCGGTCCAAGTCTGCTGGCCGAACAAAGCAAGGATCGCTACGTCAAGGGTGACGACTACCGCTGGATGACCCTGAACATGCGGTTGGCCAATGAAATCAACAGCAATTTCGAGATGGCCTACGAAATGAGCTGGCAAACCATGAACCTCGACCCCAAGGGTTACCTGCAACGTAATGCGGTGGACGGCAACTTCTGGAAATTCACCATCGCCCCGACCTTCAAACCCGACGTTGGAGACCTGCTCACACGCCCCGAGTTGCGAGTGTTCGCCAGCTTCATGAACTGGTCTTCGGACCTGGACCGATACAGCTCCACAGACAACTTCGGCAAGACCGACTTCAACGCCGGCGGTGTGTGGCAGTACGGGATACAGATGGAAACCTGGTTTTAATAGCCGGGGCTTGCTCCCACATTTATTCGATGCCGTTCACCAATACTGTGATCGATGCAAGTCCATTGTGCTGTCCGGTGGCCAACGCTCATTGAGCGGGGCCGCCGGATGAACTCGTGGTTAGCCCCTGCCAGGCATGTCGATGCCATGTTGATGCACCCGTCGATACAGCGTTGCCCGGGAGATGCCCAAAGCCTTGGCCGCGGGGGTGGGTTTCCAGCGATGACGCACGAGGGCATCGATGAGTGCCTCGCGTTCAGGACTGACGCAGCGTTCCAGGGTGTCAGCTGAAGCCGAATCATTGAGTCGACGGCCGGGCAGATGCTCAGGCAAGTCACTCAACAGAATCAATTGGGACTCGCACACGGCGCAGGCGTAACGCAATACGTGCCGCAGTTCGCGCACATTTCCCGGCCAGCGATAGCCGAGCAGGCATTCCAGTGCGGCGCTTCCCAGTTGCATCGCCATTGCGCAGGCCGATGATTCTTCTTCGAGTATCCGGTTGATCAATGCCAGTCGATCACTGCGTTCGCGCAACGGCGGCAATTGGAATCGCGCACCACTGAGGCGGAAGTACAGGTCCTCGCGAAACTCGCCAGAGGCGACCAGGGCCTCCAGATCGCGGTGGCTCGCGCAGACCACCTGAATGTCTATCGCCTTGCTTCTTGACGCTCCCAGGGGCGCCACTTCGCCCTCGGCTAAAACCCGCAGTAGCCGGGTTTGCAGGGTCAGGGGCATATCACCGATTTCATCGAGAAACAGGGTGCCGCCATCGGCCTGTTCCAGCAGGCCTTGCATACCTTTATTCGAAGCCCCGGTGAAGGCGCCGGCTGCATAACCAAACAGCTCGCTTTCGATCAGGTTTTCGGGAATCGCTGCGCAGTTCACCGCAATAAAAGGTCGATCACGGCGCAGACTGGCCTGGTGCAGCTGGCGGGCGAAGACTTCCTTGCCGGAACCGGTTTCGCCGTGGATCAGCACCGGCAGATTACGGTCTTTGACCCGAACCGCAAGGCGCAAACTTTCTTCCAGTCGCGGGTCGAGTTCGGCGGGTGACAGTACCCGCCGAGCCGGGCTGCGTTTCACTTGCCGTGGCGCGCTGAGTCGCCCATGCAAGACATGGCGGCCACCCCGGCAGTGAAACAGGCAGAGTGATTCGTCTTTGGCGCGATGCAATAACTGCTGATCGAACACTTGGCCGATGTGGTCCGGCAGTTGACCAAAACTTTGCGACAGCCACTGCCGCGCCGCGGGGTTGAGTGCCTGCAGTTGGCCGTCGTCGTCCCAGGCGAGCAGGTAATCGGGCTGGCTGTCGACGTAGCCCGGGCTGTTGTGGGCCCGCAGCACCCAGTAACCCTGGGCACTGTTCATGAAAAACGCCTGTTCTATTTCCCGTGCGCTCTGCACCACCATTTGCCGGATCAGATGCTGCGAACGACGGTCGTCCGGCGAACGCACCGCAGACACATCGAGCACCCCGAGCAGTTCCCCCCGAGGGTCGAAGACCGGAGCGGCGGAGCAGGTGAGTCCGATAAAAGCCGCGCGGAAGTGATCCCGCTTGTGCACCGTAACCGGTGTTCGTGCGGTCAGCACCGCAGCCACCCCGCAGGTGCCTTCCTCACCTTCTGACCAGCAGGTGCCCAGGTACAGGCCTGCTTTGCGGCAATCATTACGGATGGAGGTTTCCACGCGATAGTCGATGGTCTGGCCCTGGGCGTCGGTGAGCAACACGCAGTAGTCGGCATCGCGCACACGACCATGGAGCCGGGCGACTTCTTCGCTGGCGATGCGCAGGAACAGTTCGGAGCGTTCTCGACACTCTTGCAGCACGTTCTGGGACAGGATCCGCGGCCCTTGTAATGAGCCAGGGTCCAAGTGGTGTTGCTCCATGGAGCGGCGCCATGAATCCAGGATCAAGTCCGGCACGGGCAGTTGCGGCAGGTGCGCTGCGTTCTTCAAAACACGGCTGACGCAATCCACATGCGCCTTCGAGTGTGCGGAAAGCATTAGGGCCTCCGGTTCGATCTTCTTTTAGTTGTGCGGGCTATTAAGCGCCGTTCACGGACGGTCGACAAGCATCGGTTCACCCCACTGCGAAGCTGAGACGCGACGTCTCAAGGTCTGACCTCTAACCCGTGCAGGCTGACATGGGACGTCTCAAACGAGCGGGATCCCATCACTTGGAAATGTAGTCAAAACCGCTCTGGAACGGGCTTTTCGGCGATCTTTTGCGATTCTGGCACCGGCCTTGCTCTAACCCTGGCAACCAGCACGACTGGCAACCCGATAATAACAAGAGGTGCCCTATGTCCTCCTGCCGAGGCTTTTACTTTGCCGTACCCGTGGTGGCGACATGAGTCGCTTGCCCCTGACCGTCGGCATCATTGCCAATCCGGCGTCCGGCCGGGACGTAAGGCGCCTGACGGCGAATGCCGGGCTGTTTTCCAGCACCGACAAGGTCTCGGTGATCCAACGGCTGCTGGCGGCTTTTGGCGCCACCGGTGTCGAGCGCGTGCTGATGCCCACCGACATGACCGGCATCGCGGCGGCGGTGAAGAAGAACAGTCATGGCCGCCAGGCGCGTGACAGCCACTGGCCAACTCTGGAGTTCCTGGAACTGACCTTGCGCCAGAGCGTGGCGGACACTCGCCAGGCCGCGCGCTGGATGGCTGAACGCGGCGTGTCGCTGATTGCCGTGCTCGGCGGTGACGGCACCCACAAAGCGGTGGCTGCCGAAGTCGGCGACATTCCGCTGCTGACCCTGTCGACGGGGACCAACAATGCCTTCCCGGAACTGCGTGAGGCCACCAGCGCCGGGCTGGCCGGCGGGCTATTCGCCAGCGGCCGGATCCCACCCGAAATTGCCTTGCGTCGCAATAAACGCCTGCTGGTGCGGATTCCGAGCCGCGACCTGTGCGAAGTGGCGCTGGTAGACGTGGCAGTGTCCCCGCTGCCCTTCATCGGCGCCCGTGCAATCAGCCGTGGGATCGATCTGGCGGAGGTGTTCGTCACCTTCGCGGAACCTCAGTCCATTGGCATATCGGCCCTCTGCGGCTTGTGGTTTCCGGTCTCGCGCCAAGCCCCCAACGGTGCCTGGATGCGCCTTGATCCGCAATCGTCCGAAGCCTTGCTGGTGCCCCTGGCGCCCGGCCTGTTGCAAGGCTGCGGCGTACTCGCGGCCGCCAGCCTTGAACCCGGTGTTGCCCATCGCCTGTGCCTGAGCAGCGGCACCCTGGCCCTGGATGGCGAACGGGAAATCGAATTCAACGCCGATGACTTGCCCACCGTCACCCTCGATGCCGGCGGTCCGTTGAGCATCGATGTCAATGCGGCGCTGGTCTATGCCGCGCAAGAGCGGCTGCTGGCCATCGGTCGTGAACACCCGCAACACCCTTTGAACCTTGCACTTTGAAACTTGAGCCTCAAGACACCCTGGAGAATAAAAATGTCGACACAGCTGACTGCTGATCAATTGCTGCATGCCTATCGGGTGATGCGCACCATCCGCGTCTTTGAAGAGCGCCTGCATGTGGAGTTCGCCACCGGCGAGATTCCCGGTTTCGTCCATCTTTATGCCGGTGAAGAGGCCTCGGCCGCCGGTGTCATGGCTCACCTGAGGGATGACGACTGTATCGCCTCCAACCACCGTGGCCACGGTCATTGCATCGCCAAGGGCGTTGATGTGCACGGGATGATGGCCGAAATCTACGGTAAGAAAACCGGAGTCTGTCAGGGCAAGGGCGGCTCCATGCACATCGCCGATTTCGAGAAAGGCATGCTCGGTGCCAATGGCATCGTCGGTGCCGGTGCACCGCTGGTGGTAGGGGCGGCCCTGGCCGCCAGGCTCAAGGGGACCGACGGCGTCGCCGTGGCCTTCTTCGGCGACGGCGGTTCCAACGAAGGGGCCGTGTTCGAAGCGATGAATATGGCCTCGGTGTGGAACCTGCCGTGCCTGTTCATTGCCGAGAACAACGGTTACGCCGAGGCCACGGCGTCCAACTGGTCGGTGGCCTGCGATCACATCGCCGACCGCGCAGCCGGTTTCGGCATGCCTGGGGTCACCGTCGACGGCTTCGATTTTTTCGCCGTTCACGAAGCCGCCGGTGCCGCGGTGGCGCGCGCCCGAGCCGGTGAAGGACCGTCGTTGATCGAGGTCAAGCTGACCCGCTACTACGGTCACTTTGAAGGCGACGCCCAGACCTATCGGGCACCGGACGAGGTCAAGTATTTCCGCGAACACAATGACTGCCTGATGCAGTTTCGCGAGCGCACCACTCGGACCGGTTTGATCGATGCCAGCCAGTTGGACCAGATCGATGGCGAAGTGGACCTGTTGATCGAAAATGCCGTGCGCAAGGCCAAGTCCGACCCCAAGCCAAGCGCCGCCGACCTGCTCACCGACGTCTACGTTTCCTATCCCTGAACGCCCCCTATAACAAGAATCGAGACCTTTATCATGGCGAGAAAAATCAGTTATCAGCAGGCAATCAACGAAGCCCTGGCCCAGGAAATGCGTCGCGACCCCAGCGTGTTCATCATGGGGGAAGACGTCGCCGGCGGTGCCGGTGCTCCTGGTGAAAATGACGCCTGGGGCGGGGTATTGGGCGTGACCAAGGGCCTCTACCACCAATTTCCCGGCCGCGTGCTGGACACGCCGCTGTCGGAATTGGGTTATGTCGGTGCCGCGGTAGGCGCAGCGACCTGCGGCGTGCGCCCGGTGTGTGAGTTGATGTTCGTCGACTTCGCCGGTTGCTGCCTGGACCAGATCCTCAATCAGGCGGCCAAGTTTCGCTACATGTTCGGGGGCAAGGCTTCCACCCCGTTGGTGATTCGCACCATGGTCGGCGCGGGCCTGCGGGCCGCCGCCCAACACTCGCAAATGCTCACGTCGCTGTGGACCCACATCCCCGGCCTGAAAGTTGTCTGCCCGTCATCCCCTTATGACGCCAAGGGCCTGTTGATCCAGGCCATCCGCGACAACGATCCGGTCATCTTCTGCGAACACAAACTGCTCTACAGCATGCAGGGCGAGGTGCCGGAAGAGCTCTATACCATCCCGTTCGGCGAGGCCAACTTCCTGCGCGACGGCAAGGACGTGACCCTGGTTTCCTATGGGCGCACGGTCAATACGGCGATGGATGCAGCCCGCAGCCTGGCAGGGCGGGGGATTGACTGCGAGGTCATCGACCTGCGCACCACCAGCCCGCTGGACGAAGACAGCATTCTGGAAAGCGTGGAAAAGACCGGGCGCCTGGTGGTGATCGACGAAGCCAACCCGCGCTGTTCCATGGCCACCGACATCTCGGCCCTGGTGGCGCAAAAAGCGTTCGCCTCGCTCAAGGCGCCCATCGAGATGGTCACCGCGCCGCACACACCGGTGCCGTTCTCCGACTCTCTGGAAGACCTCTATATCCCCGACGCGGCGAAGATCGAAAACGCCGTGCTCAAGCTGATCGAGTGGAGCAAGCGTTCATGAGCCAGATCCATACCCTGACCATGCCCAAGTGGGGCTTGTCCATGACCGAAGGCCGGGTCGATGTCTGGCTCAAGGAGGAGGGCCAGGCGATCGCCAAGGGCGATGAAGTGCTCGACGTAGAAACCGACAAAATTTCCAGCAGTGTCGAAGCGCCGTTTTCCGGTGTGCTGCGCCGGCAGATCGCGCGCCAGGATGAAACCCTCGCGGTTGGTGCGTTGCTCGGCATCGTGGTCGACGGCGAAGCCAGCGAGGCCGAGATCGATGCGGTGATCGAGCAGTTCCAGGCCGCGTTCGTGCCAGGTGACGGTGCCGAGGAAGACAGTGGGCCGAAGCCGCAGAAGGTCGAACTGGACGGGCGACTGATCCGTTACTTCGAGCGCGGCGAAGGCGGGGTGCCGTTGGTGCTGGTGCACGGGTTCGGCGGTGACCTGAATAACTGGATGTTCAATCATGAAGCATTGGCCGCCGGGCGCCGGGTGATAGCTCTGGATCTGCCGGGCCATGGCGAGTCGGGCAAACAGTTGGAACACGGAGATCTGGATGAGTTGAGCAGGGTGCTGCTGGCTCTGCTCGATCATCTGGATGTTCCCGTGGCGCATCTGGTGGGGCATTCCATGGGCGGGGCGGTGTCGCTGAACACGGCGCGCCTGGCTCCCCAGCGGGTGCGTTCCCTGAGCTTGATCGGCAGCGCCGGCCTGGGCGCGGAA
The Pseudomonas sp. GR 6-02 genome window above contains:
- a CDS encoding ABC transporter ATP-binding protein gives rise to the protein MIKLKLDNVNKQLGGARILRDVNLEIAAGEFVVFVGPSGCGKSTLLRLIAGLDSICAGDLLIDGRRVNDLEPRERGVGMVFQSYALYPHMSVYDNISFGLKLAKTEKTSLRERVLKTAQILQLDKLLQRKPKELSGGQRQRVAMGRAMAREPDILLFDEPLSNLDASLRVQMRNEIARLHARLGSTMIYVTHDQVEAMTLADKIVVLNGGRVEQVGSPRELYERPASRFVAGFLGSPRMNFLLARLQAPGETSLVDSPVLGMTSLPFDSSNLAAGTLLSLGIRPEHVSLKAAEGAAGIVVTAVEYLGSETYVHLETGQDEPLISRCEVHAGWQVGDRVELQLDIDNLHLFDADGTALKRHLHAIETVPLRPARAGAL
- a CDS encoding carbohydrate ABC transporter permease; translated protein: MSPRLLKKALLRFGFWCLIGVLLLYAVFPFYYAIVTSLKPSSALFEVSYWIKKPDFSNYAAVLNQASFLRAIGNSLVVALSVVTLALFLSLTAAYALGRVKFRGRGTVLMMVLGVSMFPQVAVLSGLFEVIRALGLYNTSWALILSYTIFTLPFTVWVLTTFMGQLPHELEEAAIMDGASPWVTLTRVLLPLLWPALVTTGLLAFIAAWNEFLFALTFTLTDTQRTVPVAIALISGGSPHELPWGLLMAASVLVTVPLVILVLIFQRRIVSGLTTGALKG
- a CDS encoding carbohydrate ABC transporter permease, whose product is MSVSTAHAPCDELLLARETPVQRRRVRAAWLFLTPMLLCLALVAAWPLLRTFWFSLTDANLADTAGGTFVGLSNYLFHNGSSWSGILVDPQWWNAVRNTLHFTVVSVGLEVVLGLLVALLLNIQFAGRSLVRALILIPWAIPTIVSAKIWSWMLNDQFGIINHLMLSLGLITAPLAWTADADLSMWAVIIVDVWKTVPFVTLLMLAALQMLPSDCYEAARVDGIHPLKVFWRVTLPLLMPALLVAAIFRILDSLRVFDVIYVLTSNSSSTMSMSVYARQHLVEFQDVGYGSAASTLLFLVVAVIAMLYLYLGRRQLEVRS
- a CDS encoding ABC transporter substrate-binding protein yields the protein MKQLKSLFPAALLALCAGLPSLSSAANLTISCGAVGAELQLCKEAVEAWSQQTGNHVEVVSTPNSATERLSFYQQILSAQSSDIDIIQIDMVWPGMLAKHLLDLREVLPADATQGYFQAQVDNATVNGRLVTMPWFTDSGLLYYRKDLLEKYNKQVPQTWEEMTATAKDVQQAERNAGNANAWGYIFQGRAYEGLTCNALEWISSQPDGGLVNPRGDIVVNSQASRAALTLAKSWVGDISPRGVLNYTEEEGRGVFQSGNALFMRNWPYVWALVQSQDSAVKDKVGVAPLPRGGSTGTHASTLGGWGLAVSRYSANPKLAAELVSYLTSAQQQKHRALIGAYNPVIESLYQDPELLAAMPYYSQLHSILNDGVMRPASITAARYPRVTNAFFDQVHGVLAGELPVDQALTELEGELTRIKHRNW
- a CDS encoding carbohydrate porin translates to MQKASSWLLAGVLGTSAATAQAATLEERMAAFEARASAAEKRAAAAEQQTQALARELQQLKQSTPALQPVASTATATAAPTLDTRLAKLEARQQSLEKEGSTGHLTDGFSFKGYARSGLLINDGLGGGRGGPYTTPAGSVGGAVGRLGNEDDTYMRIDLSKEAYAQNGTHSKFTVSIADGVESSNDWTAAESNLNVRQVFTELDHLAAFKGNSTFENATLWAGKRFDRDNFDIHWLDSDVVFLAGTGGGIYDVQMNKNWRSNYSLIGRNYGDFSEGGVNADVESYILTSNQFFDNGQWQWMFNGIGSKKNDFSTRTNEAGLKPADSGLHSMIANHQKNFFGREGFFKTALLYGQGLGAEVKNIGSDGELIDDARALRIALYGETPIAPHWRIGPSLLAEQSKDRYVKGDDYRWMTLNMRLANEINSNFEMAYEMSWQTMNLDPKGYLQRNAVDGNFWKFTIAPTFKPDVGDLLTRPELRVFASFMNWSSDLDRYSSTDNFGKTDFNAGGVWQYGIQMETWF
- a CDS encoding sigma-54-dependent Fis family transcriptional regulator gives rise to the protein MLSAHSKAHVDCVSRVLKNAAHLPQLPVPDLILDSWRRSMEQHHLDPGSLQGPRILSQNVLQECRERSELFLRIASEEVARLHGRVRDADYCVLLTDAQGQTIDYRVETSIRNDCRKAGLYLGTCWSEGEEGTCGVAAVLTARTPVTVHKRDHFRAAFIGLTCSAAPVFDPRGELLGVLDVSAVRSPDDRRSQHLIRQMVVQSAREIEQAFFMNSAQGYWVLRAHNSPGYVDSQPDYLLAWDDDGQLQALNPAARQWLSQSFGQLPDHIGQVFDQQLLHRAKDESLCLFHCRGGRHVLHGRLSAPRQVKRSPARRVLSPAELDPRLEESLRLAVRVKDRNLPVLIHGETGSGKEVFARQLHQASLRRDRPFIAVNCAAIPENLIESELFGYAAGAFTGASNKGMQGLLEQADGGTLFLDEIGDMPLTLQTRLLRVLAEGEVAPLGASRSKAIDIQVVCASHRDLEALVASGEFREDLYFRLSGARFQLPPLRERSDRLALINRILEEESSACAMAMQLGSAALECLLGYRWPGNVRELRHVLRYACAVCESQLILLSDLPEHLPGRRLNDSASADTLERCVSPEREALIDALVRHRWKPTPAAKALGISRATLYRRVHQHGIDMPGRG
- a CDS encoding ATP-NAD kinase family protein, with product MSRLPLTVGIIANPASGRDVRRLTANAGLFSSTDKVSVIQRLLAAFGATGVERVLMPTDMTGIAAAVKKNSHGRQARDSHWPTLEFLELTLRQSVADTRQAARWMAERGVSLIAVLGGDGTHKAVAAEVGDIPLLTLSTGTNNAFPELREATSAGLAGGLFASGRIPPEIALRRNKRLLVRIPSRDLCEVALVDVAVSPLPFIGARAISRGIDLAEVFVTFAEPQSIGISALCGLWFPVSRQAPNGAWMRLDPQSSEALLVPLAPGLLQGCGVLAAASLEPGVAHRLCLSSGTLALDGEREIEFNADDLPTVTLDAGGPLSIDVNAALVYAAQERLLAIGREHPQHPLNLAL
- a CDS encoding thiamine pyrophosphate-dependent dehydrogenase E1 component subunit alpha, whose protein sequence is MSTQLTADQLLHAYRVMRTIRVFEERLHVEFATGEIPGFVHLYAGEEASAAGVMAHLRDDDCIASNHRGHGHCIAKGVDVHGMMAEIYGKKTGVCQGKGGSMHIADFEKGMLGANGIVGAGAPLVVGAALAARLKGTDGVAVAFFGDGGSNEGAVFEAMNMASVWNLPCLFIAENNGYAEATASNWSVACDHIADRAAGFGMPGVTVDGFDFFAVHEAAGAAVARARAGEGPSLIEVKLTRYYGHFEGDAQTYRAPDEVKYFREHNDCLMQFRERTTRTGLIDASQLDQIDGEVDLLIENAVRKAKSDPKPSAADLLTDVYVSYP
- a CDS encoding alpha-ketoacid dehydrogenase subunit beta, whose amino-acid sequence is MARKISYQQAINEALAQEMRRDPSVFIMGEDVAGGAGAPGENDAWGGVLGVTKGLYHQFPGRVLDTPLSELGYVGAAVGAATCGVRPVCELMFVDFAGCCLDQILNQAAKFRYMFGGKASTPLVIRTMVGAGLRAAAQHSQMLTSLWTHIPGLKVVCPSSPYDAKGLLIQAIRDNDPVIFCEHKLLYSMQGEVPEELYTIPFGEANFLRDGKDVTLVSYGRTVNTAMDAARSLAGRGIDCEVIDLRTTSPLDEDSILESVEKTGRLVVIDEANPRCSMATDISALVAQKAFASLKAPIEMVTAPHTPVPFSDSLEDLYIPDAAKIENAVLKLIEWSKRS